The Streptomyces aurantiacus genome includes a region encoding these proteins:
- a CDS encoding MmyB family transcriptional regulator has product MAYQAGGPRPQPRPVPESLEAQAYLQDYAALLDSVPFPSVVVDHRWDVVLANGAFETLFREVGPHPTAMPGDNFLRFVLFHPDAATVLAEHESSWCLPMLAHFAATVERHGHDHVLQSILRDIAQDPIMDAAYRHGLPHWIRSVGPHAVEHDGAVRPLLHPDPRWGRTECRIVGETPKSLHDMGYTRLTLVLREPRRPTAARRASRAGRARRTAGHLSVVPAAEV; this is encoded by the coding sequence ATGGCGTACCAGGCAGGAGGGCCCCGGCCGCAGCCGCGACCCGTCCCCGAGAGTCTTGAGGCCCAGGCGTATCTCCAGGACTACGCAGCACTCCTGGACTCCGTTCCCTTCCCGTCCGTCGTCGTCGACCACCGCTGGGATGTCGTCCTGGCGAACGGTGCGTTCGAGACACTTTTCCGTGAGGTCGGCCCGCACCCCACCGCCATGCCGGGCGACAACTTCCTCCGGTTCGTCCTGTTCCATCCGGACGCGGCCACGGTCCTCGCCGAGCACGAGTCGAGCTGGTGCCTGCCGATGCTGGCGCACTTCGCCGCGACCGTGGAGCGGCACGGCCACGATCACGTGCTGCAGTCGATCCTGCGGGACATCGCCCAGGATCCGATCATGGACGCCGCCTACCGGCACGGCCTGCCGCACTGGATCCGCTCGGTCGGGCCGCACGCCGTGGAGCACGACGGTGCGGTGCGGCCCCTGCTGCACCCCGACCCGAGGTGGGGGCGTACGGAGTGCCGGATCGTCGGCGAGACCCCCAAGTCCCTTCATGACATGGGGTACACGCGGCTGACGCTGGTCCTGCGCGAGCCTCGTCGGCCGACGGCGGCGCGCCGGGCGAGCCGGGCGGGCCGCGCGCGGCGCACGGCCGGCCACCTCAGCGTGGTGCCCGCGGCCGAGG